A single region of the Desulfovermiculus halophilus DSM 18834 genome encodes:
- a CDS encoding GAF domain-containing protein, with product MMEKDYLSPFAMVNKDICDGADERQVVNHITKYVTQTLNLTGCFIKLLTGSSQYEEYPSQKSLRLGDNTFKFKCSEQYKLELLSSYGLSQGFLYSRSANQPTSIFNCLPDENIYFTDITDLDQEDEDFALMKAEGLKALFMFPVDMYHENVGTVALFDSKNGSLSRDDIKFAKALTSRGIAAVVYQRNMEDLLERKRLFLSSFQEISNTINATLNINKVLQLAVQKITEALGVKGTQIRLLDQTTQELHLAASHGLSDQFQNIGPITYKRGIEAQYSLDAHHIDDIIVIEDIASDPRVQYREAVLAEKVNKMLTLPLHIRAKNIGELTIFTSGEGSFSEEELKFADAIAQQCALAIENAKIYQRIKYEYQHLLEEFGYDGSS from the coding sequence ATGATGGAAAAAGACTACTTATCTCCATTCGCCATGGTGAACAAGGATATTTGCGACGGAGCTGATGAACGGCAAGTGGTCAATCACATCACCAAATATGTCACCCAAACCCTCAATCTTACCGGATGTTTTATAAAACTCCTGACTGGGAGCAGCCAATACGAAGAATATCCCTCCCAAAAATCCTTGAGACTGGGAGACAATACATTCAAATTCAAGTGTTCAGAGCAGTATAAGCTTGAGCTGCTCTCGAGCTATGGCTTGAGTCAGGGGTTTCTCTATTCTCGATCAGCCAACCAGCCAACCAGCATATTCAATTGCCTGCCGGATGAAAACATCTATTTCACGGATATTACCGATCTGGATCAGGAGGACGAAGATTTTGCCTTGATGAAGGCAGAAGGACTCAAGGCCTTATTCATGTTCCCGGTTGATATGTATCATGAAAATGTGGGAACTGTTGCCTTGTTTGACAGCAAAAACGGCAGCTTAAGCCGTGACGACATCAAGTTCGCCAAGGCCCTGACCAGTCGAGGAATTGCGGCCGTTGTCTACCAGCGGAACATGGAGGACCTGTTGGAGAGAAAGCGGCTTTTCCTGAGCAGCTTTCAGGAAATCAGCAATACGATCAATGCCACCTTGAACATCAACAAGGTCCTGCAACTGGCTGTGCAGAAGATCACTGAAGCCCTTGGGGTCAAGGGCACGCAGATCCGGCTTCTGGACCAGACGACCCAGGAGCTCCACTTAGCCGCCTCCCATGGGCTCAGTGACCAATTTCAAAACATCGGACCGATAACCTACAAGAGGGGGATCGAGGCCCAATACTCCCTCGATGCCCACCATATTGACGATATTATCGTCATTGAGGATATCGCATCTGACCCCCGGGTGCAGTACAGGGAGGCGGTTTTGGCTGAAAAGGTGAACAAAATGCTCACCCTGCCCTTGCACATTCGAGCCAAAAACATTGGGGAACTGACTATCTTCACCAGCGGGGAGGGGTCATTTTCCGAAGAAGAGCTCAAGTTCGCCGATGCAATCGCCCAACAGTGCGCACTGGCTATAGAAAACGCGAAAATCTACCAACGGATAAAATATGAATACCAGCACCTTCTTGAAGAGTTCGGATACGACGGAAGCAGCTGA
- a CDS encoding Na(+)/H(+) antiporter subunit D has protein sequence MITNLCTPGIILILGSLLVPYFQGRAKWVYLMLLPLAAGAVLLSWTPDTSNIVRFWGYELNLSRVDKLSLVFGYVFCIMTLVSVLFALHVRDNLQHVASLIYAGSTLGVVFAGDFLTLYIFWEIMAVSSVFLILASRSRQAKDAGFRYVLMHIFGGLLLLAGIVLYAQETGSLEFAQIGLNGAGSWLIFLGIALNAAAVPLHAWLPDAYPMGTPTSTVFLSAFTTKSAVYLLARCFPGAEILIWVGAVMVVVPIVYAFLENDIRRLLAYSLLNQAGFMFCGIGIGTALALNGAIAHAFCCVLYMAVLFMAAGVVLDRTGTARITELGGLYKSMPATCIFCIIGAASISAFPMFSGFVSKSMVISAAGHEHMAVLWPFLQLASAGAVFHAGVKLPYATFFGTDSGLRPREGSWNMQIAMGLTAFLCVFIGVFPGWLYVMLPFSVDYVPYTGAHVLQQLQLLGFGGLGLYAALHFGLYPAEARSINLDVDWVYRKLGSAACSFLDWSLNGVNALAEEGMRAFARGLGRAVQAFPVSFLMFFGVNIWLLMGLTGRKLEMKKRMLVRDMRAGTMPIGFGAGIATLFIFVVYIMT, from the coding sequence ATGATAACTAATCTTTGTACCCCGGGCATTATCTTGATTCTCGGCTCCTTGCTGGTCCCGTATTTTCAGGGCCGGGCCAAGTGGGTCTACCTCATGCTGTTGCCTCTGGCCGCAGGGGCTGTGCTTCTGTCCTGGACTCCTGATACCTCCAACATTGTCCGCTTTTGGGGGTATGAGCTCAATCTGAGTAGAGTGGACAAGCTGAGCCTGGTCTTTGGCTATGTATTTTGCATCATGACCCTTGTCAGTGTCTTATTCGCTCTGCACGTCCGGGACAATCTGCAGCACGTCGCGTCTTTGATCTACGCTGGAAGCACGCTCGGAGTGGTGTTTGCAGGCGATTTTTTGACCCTGTACATCTTCTGGGAAATCATGGCGGTCAGCTCCGTCTTTTTGATCTTGGCCTCCCGAAGCAGGCAGGCCAAGGATGCCGGGTTTCGCTATGTCTTGATGCACATCTTCGGCGGACTGCTTCTTCTGGCCGGTATTGTTCTGTATGCGCAGGAAACCGGGAGCCTGGAGTTTGCGCAGATCGGGCTGAACGGGGCCGGGTCCTGGCTCATTTTTCTGGGGATTGCCCTGAACGCGGCGGCAGTCCCCCTGCATGCCTGGCTTCCGGACGCATATCCCATGGGAACCCCGACCAGCACAGTGTTTTTAAGCGCCTTCACCACCAAGAGCGCGGTCTATCTCCTGGCCAGGTGCTTTCCAGGGGCCGAGATCCTGATCTGGGTCGGGGCGGTCATGGTGGTTGTGCCTATAGTCTACGCTTTCCTGGAGAACGATATCCGCAGGCTGCTGGCCTACAGCCTGCTCAACCAGGCCGGGTTCATGTTCTGCGGGATCGGGATTGGAACGGCCCTGGCCCTGAACGGAGCCATTGCCCACGCCTTTTGCTGCGTCCTGTACATGGCTGTGCTGTTCATGGCCGCCGGCGTGGTGCTGGATCGGACCGGCACAGCTCGGATTACCGAGTTGGGAGGTCTGTACAAATCCATGCCCGCAACCTGCATCTTCTGCATCATCGGAGCTGCGTCCATCTCCGCCTTCCCCATGTTCAGCGGGTTTGTCAGCAAATCAATGGTCATCAGTGCTGCAGGGCATGAGCATATGGCCGTGCTCTGGCCTTTTCTCCAGCTTGCCTCGGCCGGAGCGGTGTTCCATGCCGGTGTCAAGCTTCCGTACGCCACTTTTTTCGGGACGGATTCCGGGCTCAGGCCCAGGGAGGGATCCTGGAATATGCAAATCGCCATGGGGCTGACTGCCTTCTTGTGCGTGTTCATCGGTGTTTTTCCTGGATGGCTGTACGTCATGCTGCCGTTTTCCGTCGACTATGTTCCCTACACCGGGGCACATGTGCTCCAGCAGCTGCAGCTCCTCGGATTCGGCGGGCTGGGGTTGTATGCGGCCCTGCACTTTGGTCTCTATCCGGCTGAAGCCAGATCGATCAATCTGGATGTGGACTGGGTGTACCGTAAGCTGGGCAGTGCCGCATGCAGCTTTCTGGACTGGTCCTTAAACGGGGTCAATGCCCTGGCTGAGGAAGGCATGCGGGCCTTTGCCAGGGGCCTGGGCCGGGCAGTGCAGGCCTTTCCTGTCTCCTTTCTCATGTTCTTTGGGGTCAATATCTGGCTGCTGATGGGGCTGACCGGGCGGAAACTGGAAATGAAGAAGCGGATGCTGGTCCGGGATATGCGGGCGGGGACCATGCCCATCGGCTTCGGGGCCGGCATCGCCACCCTGTTTATCTTTGTCGTGTACATCATGACCTGA
- a CDS encoding Crp/Fnr family transcriptional regulator, giving the protein MVDKHELRRITLIQDMSDAHLELLGSVGKLKIFSDDTVLFSEGQELDQCYMVLTGSIFLEVQPVPDVIITLERLEPGACFGLSSLVGGSRSQSSAVCAESCELVCLPGQKLLELMESHHDFGFSFLSRIVHTFRNRMEHRTQLFLRALQNHPELQHLFISGSEGQTHS; this is encoded by the coding sequence ATGGTAGATAAGCACGAGTTGCGACGAATCACCCTGATTCAGGACATGTCCGATGCCCACCTCGAGCTTCTGGGAAGTGTTGGGAAGCTGAAGATATTCAGCGACGACACTGTCCTGTTTTCCGAGGGACAGGAGCTGGACCAGTGCTATATGGTCTTGACCGGGAGCATATTTTTGGAAGTTCAGCCTGTGCCGGATGTGATCATTACCCTGGAGAGGCTGGAGCCGGGGGCGTGCTTCGGGCTGTCCAGCCTGGTGGGCGGTAGCCGGAGTCAAAGCAGTGCCGTCTGTGCCGAGTCATGCGAGCTGGTGTGTCTGCCGGGCCAAAAGCTGCTGGAGCTTATGGAGAGTCACCATGATTTCGGGTTTTCCTTTCTGTCCAGGATTGTACACACATTTCGAAACCGGATGGAGCACCGGACCCAGCTCTTCTTGCGCGCCCTTCAGAACCACCCTGAACTGCAGCACTTGTTCATCTCCGGATCGGAAGGGCAGACACATTCCTGA